One segment of Aquimarina sp. BL5 DNA contains the following:
- a CDS encoding lysophospholipid acyltransferase family protein, with translation MAVVTSKEVAKGLKLDKLGFIGTFVGWMILKTTRLSKINRQYDSISHLEGKDFVNSVLDMYGVTFEIPPEDLKRLPKNGAFITLSNHPLGGLDGILLLKLMFEHRSDYKIIANFLLHNFTPLKPYIMPVNPFENRKEAKSSLKGIREAILHLKEGMPLGIFPAGEVSTFKEGKQYVDKPWEKGAMRLVKKAKVPVIPIYFHARNSRLFYKLASINDTLRTAKLPSELFSQENRVIKVRIGNPVSVKDQEEYGNIEDFTNFLRKKTYMLANPYEKKTLMESIPQNLKLPKSPKEIASGGSINSIESELEYCRNNDKRLLTSKNYEVFLAKKEYIPNVVHEIGRLREITFREIGEGTNQSIDLDPFDDYYHHMFLWDMGAKKIAGAYRMGMGNEIYANLGIDGFYLQDLFRFEPELHKMMSESIEMGRAFIIKEYQQRPMPLFLLWKGIVHCTLRFPDHKYLIGGVSISNKFSSFSKSLMIEFMKSHYYDPYVAQYVRPKKEFKVKLKDADKDFVFDESRSDLNKFDKIIDEIEPGSLRIPVLIKKYIKQNAKVVAFNVDPLFNNAVDGLMYIRIADLPDSTVKPVMEEFQAELEQKYFKNGDK, from the coding sequence ATGGCGGTAGTCACCTCAAAAGAAGTAGCCAAAGGGCTTAAACTAGATAAACTTGGCTTTATTGGCACTTTTGTTGGTTGGATGATCCTCAAAACCACTAGGTTATCAAAGATTAATCGCCAATATGATAGTATTAGTCATTTAGAAGGTAAAGACTTTGTAAATAGTGTTTTAGATATGTACGGAGTTACTTTCGAGATTCCTCCAGAGGATCTTAAAAGACTACCTAAAAATGGAGCTTTTATTACATTGTCTAACCATCCTCTTGGTGGGCTTGATGGGATTTTGTTGCTAAAATTAATGTTTGAACATCGTTCTGATTACAAGATAATAGCGAACTTTCTTTTACATAATTTCACTCCTTTGAAGCCCTATATTATGCCTGTTAATCCTTTCGAAAATAGAAAGGAGGCTAAATCTAGTCTTAAAGGAATTAGAGAAGCAATTCTGCATCTTAAAGAAGGAATGCCACTGGGAATTTTCCCTGCTGGCGAAGTTTCAACTTTTAAAGAAGGTAAGCAATACGTTGATAAGCCTTGGGAAAAAGGAGCAATGCGATTGGTAAAGAAAGCTAAGGTGCCTGTAATTCCAATATATTTTCACGCTAGAAATAGTAGACTTTTTTATAAGCTAGCATCGATAAATGATACATTACGAACGGCAAAACTACCTAGTGAACTTTTTTCGCAAGAGAATAGAGTAATAAAGGTTAGAATAGGTAATCCAGTATCTGTTAAGGATCAGGAAGAGTACGGTAATATAGAGGATTTTACGAATTTTTTACGTAAAAAGACCTATATGTTGGCTAATCCTTATGAGAAAAAAACCTTGATGGAGTCCATACCTCAAAATTTAAAACTTCCAAAATCTCCAAAGGAAATTGCCTCTGGAGGGAGTATTAATTCTATTGAATCCGAATTAGAGTATTGTCGCAACAATGATAAACGTTTATTAACTAGTAAAAATTACGAAGTTTTTCTAGCAAAAAAAGAATACATTCCGAATGTTGTGCACGAAATAGGTAGATTACGTGAAATTACTTTTCGAGAAATTGGAGAAGGAACAAATCAATCCATCGATTTGGATCCATTTGATGATTATTATCATCATATGTTTTTATGGGATATGGGAGCTAAAAAGATAGCAGGTGCTTATCGTATGGGAATGGGTAATGAGATCTATGCTAACCTAGGTATTGATGGGTTTTATTTGCAAGATTTATTTAGGTTCGAACCGGAACTTCATAAAATGATGAGTGAATCTATTGAGATGGGAAGAGCTTTTATTATTAAAGAATATCAGCAACGCCCTATGCCATTGTTTTTGCTTTGGAAAGGTATTGTACATTGCACACTCCGTTTTCCGGATCACAAATACTTAATTGGTGGAGTAAGCATTAGTAATAAGTTTAGTAGTTTCTCTAAATCATTAATGATTGAGTTCATGAAATCTCATTATTACGATCCATATGTGGCTCAGTATGTTAGGCCGAAAAAGGAATTCAAGGTAAAACTTAAAGATGCTGATAAAGATTTTGTGTTCGATGAGAGTAGGAGTGATCTCAATAAATTCGATAAGATTATTGATGAAATCGAACCAGGAAGCCTTCGTATCCCTGTTTTAATAAAGAAATATATCAAGCAAAATGCAAAAGTGGTGGCATTTAATGTGGATCCATTATTTAATAATGCCGTAGATGGTCTGATGTATATTCGTATAGCAGATCTTCCTGACAGCACAGTAAAACCCGTTATGGAAGAGTTTCAGGCAGAATTGGAGCAGAAATACTTTAAAAATGGTGATAAGTAG